The following proteins come from a genomic window of Methanomicrobia archaeon:
- a CDS encoding nucleotidyltransferase domain-containing protein yields the protein MELQKRYQNVVAEFLKRILEQYRERIDGVILFGSVARGEAKEDSDIDILVVGDITLDELVNISYPLLLEHGELISAKNMDKDHFNFLVKNGYSFIMNVLKEGIILYERFGEAFRTSRGEAQISKPFV from the coding sequence ATGGAACTTCAAAAGAGATATCAGAACGTGGTGGCTGAATTCCTCAAGAGGATTCTTGAGCAGTATCGGGAGAGGATAGACGGTGTCATTCTCTTTGGATCAGTAGCGAGGGGCGAGGCGAAAGAGGATTCTGATATTGATATTTTAGTAGTGGGGGATATTACGTTAGATGAGTTAGTTAACATATCATATCCCTTGTTATTAGAACACGGCGAACTTATATCAGCAAAAAACATGGATAAAGATCATTTCAATTTTTTAGTAAAGAATGGATATTCTTTCATAATGAATGTTTTAAAGGAAGGGATAATATTATATGAAAGATTCGGAGAAGCATTTAGAACGAGCAGAGGAGAAGCTCAGATCAGCAAGCCTTTTGTTTGA